In Papaver somniferum cultivar HN1 chromosome 1, ASM357369v1, whole genome shotgun sequence, a genomic segment contains:
- the LOC113305160 gene encoding autophagy-related protein 8C isoform X2 yields MAAKSSFKLEHPLERRQAEAARIREKYPDRIPVIVEKAERSDIPDIDKKKYLVPADLTVGQFVYVVRKRIKLSAEKAIFIFVKNILPPTAAMMSAIYEENKDEDGFLYMTYSGENTFGF; encoded by the exons ATGGCTGCTAAGAGCTCGTTTAAGCTGGAACACCCCCTAG AGAGGAGACAGGCTGAAGCTGCTCGCATCAGGGAGAAGTATCCTGATAGAATTCCT GTGATTGTGGAGAAGGCTGAGAGGAGTGACATTCCTGATATCGATAAGAAGAA ATACCTAGTTCCTGCTGATTTGACTGTTGGACAGTTTGTTTATGTGGTTCGAAAGAGGATCAAGCTTAGTGCTGAGAAAGCCATATTCATCTTTGTTAAGAACATTCTTCCACCCACAG CTGCTATGATGTCTGCAATCTATGAGGAAAACAAGGATGAAGATGGGTTCCTGTACATGACTTACAGTGGGGAGAACACATTTGGGTTTTAA
- the LOC113305160 gene encoding autophagy-related protein 8C isoform X1, whose protein sequence is MFCRCCKITEGNRSTSFSMAAKSSFKLEHPLERRQAEAARIREKYPDRIPVIVEKAERSDIPDIDKKKYLVPADLTVGQFVYVVRKRIKLSAEKAIFIFVKNILPPTAAMMSAIYEENKDEDGFLYMTYSGENTFGF, encoded by the exons ATGTTTTGTCGCTGCTGCAAAATCACAGAAGGAAATCGTTCAACAAGTTTCTCCATGGCTGCTAAGAGCTCGTTTAAGCTGGAACACCCCCTAG AGAGGAGACAGGCTGAAGCTGCTCGCATCAGGGAGAAGTATCCTGATAGAATTCCT GTGATTGTGGAGAAGGCTGAGAGGAGTGACATTCCTGATATCGATAAGAAGAA ATACCTAGTTCCTGCTGATTTGACTGTTGGACAGTTTGTTTATGTGGTTCGAAAGAGGATCAAGCTTAGTGCTGAGAAAGCCATATTCATCTTTGTTAAGAACATTCTTCCACCCACAG CTGCTATGATGTCTGCAATCTATGAGGAAAACAAGGATGAAGATGGGTTCCTGTACATGACTTACAGTGGGGAGAACACATTTGGGTTTTAA